One part of the Glycine soja cultivar W05 chromosome 11, ASM419377v2, whole genome shotgun sequence genome encodes these proteins:
- the LOC114375790 gene encoding probable LRR receptor-like serine/threonine-protein kinase At4g29180 isoform X2, producing MIGKGGCGIVYLGSLQDGTQVAVKMLLPKCPQGSQQFQTEAQLLMRVHHKNLASFLGYCNEVGHTGIIYEYMAYGNLEEYLSDARREPLSWRQRIQIAVDAAQGIEYLHHGCKPPIIHRDIKTANILLNEKMQAKVADFGFSKLFSAENESHVSTVVIGTFGYVDPEYYTSSRLTEKSDVYSFGIVLLELITGQPAIIKGHQNTHIAQWVDNFLVRGDIQQIVDPRLRGDFDFGSMWKALEAAIACVPSISIQRPSMSYIVSELKESLEMEAAREKEGINSIEMNVVDLEALCGPDAR from the exons ATGATTGGGAAGGGAGGATGTGGAATTGTTTATCTTGGTTCCTTACAGGATGGCACACAAGTTGCTGTCAAAATGCTCTTGCCAAAATGTCCTCAAGGATCTCAGCAGTTTCAGACTGAG GCTCAACTCTTAATGCGTGTGCATCACAAAAACTTAGCTTCGTTTCTCGGATACTGTAATGAAGTTGGACACACAGGCATCATCTATGAATACATGGCTTATGGGAACTTGGAAGAGTATCTTTCAG ATGCAAGGAGAGAACCGTTGAGTTGGAGACAGAGGATTCAGATAGCAGTTGATGCTGCTCAAG GTATCGAGTACTTGCATCACGGCTGCAAGCCGCCAATAATCCATAGAGACATTAAGACTGCAAACATTTTGCTGAATGAGAAAATGCAAGCAAAAGTAGCTGATTTTGGTTTCTCAAAACTTTTCTCAGCTGAAAATGAAAGTCATGTATCAACTGTAGTTATTGGCACATTTGGATATGTTGATCCAGA ATACTACACATCCAGCAGGCTGACTGAGAAAAGCGACGTTTATAGTTTTGGCATTGTGCTTTTGGAGCTAATTACTGGGCAGCCAGCAATAATAAAAGGTCATCAGAACACTCACATTGCGCAATGGGTTGACAACTTTCTTGTAAGAGGAGATATACAACAAATTGTTGATCCAAGGCTGCGGGGAGATTTTGACTTTGGTTCTATGTGGAAGGCCTTGGAGGCAGCAATAGCTTGTGTGCCTTCAATATCTATCCAAAGGCCATCAATGAGTTACATTGTCTCTGAACTGAAAGAGTCCTTAGAAATGGAAGCAGCTCGTGAAAAAGAAGGCATCAACTCGATTGAAATGAATGTTGTTGATCTTGAAGCTTTGTGTGGCCCGGATGCAAGATAG
- the LOC114375790 gene encoding probable LRR receptor-like serine/threonine-protein kinase At4g29180 isoform X1, with translation MIGKGGCGIVYLGSLQDGTQVAVKMLLPKCPQGSQQFQTEAQLLMRVHHKNLASFLGYCNEVGHTGIIYEYMAYGNLEEYLSDARREPLSWRQRIQIAVDAAQEPICLGIEYLHHGCKPPIIHRDIKTANILLNEKMQAKVADFGFSKLFSAENESHVSTVVIGTFGYVDPEYYTSSRLTEKSDVYSFGIVLLELITGQPAIIKGHQNTHIAQWVDNFLVRGDIQQIVDPRLRGDFDFGSMWKALEAAIACVPSISIQRPSMSYIVSELKESLEMEAAREKEGINSIEMNVVDLEALCGPDAR, from the exons ATGATTGGGAAGGGAGGATGTGGAATTGTTTATCTTGGTTCCTTACAGGATGGCACACAAGTTGCTGTCAAAATGCTCTTGCCAAAATGTCCTCAAGGATCTCAGCAGTTTCAGACTGAG GCTCAACTCTTAATGCGTGTGCATCACAAAAACTTAGCTTCGTTTCTCGGATACTGTAATGAAGTTGGACACACAGGCATCATCTATGAATACATGGCTTATGGGAACTTGGAAGAGTATCTTTCAG ATGCAAGGAGAGAACCGTTGAGTTGGAGACAGAGGATTCAGATAGCAGTTGATGCTGCTCAAG AACCTATATGTTTAGGTATCGAGTACTTGCATCACGGCTGCAAGCCGCCAATAATCCATAGAGACATTAAGACTGCAAACATTTTGCTGAATGAGAAAATGCAAGCAAAAGTAGCTGATTTTGGTTTCTCAAAACTTTTCTCAGCTGAAAATGAAAGTCATGTATCAACTGTAGTTATTGGCACATTTGGATATGTTGATCCAGA ATACTACACATCCAGCAGGCTGACTGAGAAAAGCGACGTTTATAGTTTTGGCATTGTGCTTTTGGAGCTAATTACTGGGCAGCCAGCAATAATAAAAGGTCATCAGAACACTCACATTGCGCAATGGGTTGACAACTTTCTTGTAAGAGGAGATATACAACAAATTGTTGATCCAAGGCTGCGGGGAGATTTTGACTTTGGTTCTATGTGGAAGGCCTTGGAGGCAGCAATAGCTTGTGTGCCTTCAATATCTATCCAAAGGCCATCAATGAGTTACATTGTCTCTGAACTGAAAGAGTCCTTAGAAATGGAAGCAGCTCGTGAAAAAGAAGGCATCAACTCGATTGAAATGAATGTTGTTGATCTTGAAGCTTTGTGTGGCCCGGATGCAAGATAG
- the LOC114373386 gene encoding ATP-dependent 6-phosphofructokinase 3-like isoform X2 has protein sequence MLDCVTSHDKITTAASGFVLEDVPHLSDYIPLLQTYPDPLQDNPSYSVVAQYYVNVDDTIAQQIVVHKNSPRGTHFRRAGPAQKVYFDSEEVHACIVTCGGLCPGLNTVIREIVCGLYHMYGVHKVLGIQGGYPGFYSRNTVPLTPKVVNDIHKRGGSILGTSYGGHDTSKIVDSIQDRGINQVYILGGYGTQYEAAMIFEEVRRRGLKVAVVGIPKTIDNDIPVIDKSIGFDTAVEEAQRAINSAHVEAESAENGIGVVKLMGRYSGFIAMYATLASRDVDCCLIPESPFYLEGPGGLLEFVEKRLKEQGHMVIVIAEGAGQELLSGNPSIVNKQDASADKLFPDVGLWLSQKIKILHT, from the exons ATGCTGGATTGTGTcacttcccatgacaaaatcACCACAGCAGCTTCTGGCTTCGTACTTGAGGATGTTCCTCATCTATCTGATTACATCCCTCTCCTCCAA ACATATCCTGACCCGTTACAAGACAATCCTTCCTATTCTGTTGTTGC GCAATACTACGTGAATGTGGATGATACAATTGCGCAACAG ATAGTTGTACACAAAAATAGTCCAAGAGGGACCCATTTTCGTCGTGCTGGGCCTGCTCAGAAG GTATATTTTGATTCAGAGGAAGTGCACGCTTGTATTGTCACGTGCGGTGGACTTTGTCCTGGTCTAAATACAGTGATAAGAGAAATAGTATGCGGCTTATATCATATGTATGGGGTGCACAAAGTTTTGGGAATACAG GGAGGATATCCAGGTTTTTATTCTCGAAATACAGTGCCTTTGACACCAAAGGTTGTGAACGACATACACAAACGTGGTGGAAGCATCCTTGGTACATCATATGGAGGACATGACACCTCAAAGATTGTTGATAGCATTCAGGACCGGGGCATTAATCAGGTTTATATACTTGGAGGATATGGAACTCAGTATGAAGCAGCTATGATTTTTGAG GAAGTTAGAAGGCGTGGCTTGAAAGTTGCAGTGGTCGGAATTCCAAAAACTATTGACAATGATATCCCA GTTATTGACAAGTCTATTGGTTTCGACACTGCTGTTGAAGAGGCACAACGAGCAATCAATTCTGCTCATGTGGAAGCAGAAAGCGCTGAGAATGGAATTGGTGTTGTAAAATTAATGGGGCGTTACAGTG GATTTATCGCCATGTATGCAACTCTTGCCAGCCGTGATGTGGATTGTTGCCTGATTCCCGAATCACCCTTTTACCTGGAGGGTCCAGGAGGCCTGTTGGAGTTCGTTGAGAAAAGACTCAAAGAACAAGGGCACATGGTTATAGTGATAGCTGAAGGTGCAGGTCAGGAGCTTCTTTCTGGCAACCCATCTATTGTTAATAAGCAGGATGCTTCCGCCGACAAGTTATTTCCAGATGTTGGCCTGTGGTTGTCCCAGAAAATTAAG ATCCTACATACATGA
- the LOC114375838 gene encoding protein CHUP1, chloroplastic-like produces MMIREEKGVKPVLLKFGLALALSFAGFIYSRLRTRRIKPSKSRKGCSFSHENEDNLGGGIGAALSTCNAISEGNFLCSSFVAQEEACINRVISDESRIALSSDSTQKGDKDEFLLPEFNDLVKDMDFGATIVRNSFKEDMEAPWLKVGSSIAYASPEKDDYEQEISQLRSMIRMLQDRGRSLEVQLLEYCRLREQETAVIELQNRLKASTMEVKIFNLKVKTLQSENWRLKEQVAGHAKVLAELETAKAQVKLLNKKIRHEAEHNREPIITLKQKVSRLQDQECKDVACDPDIQITMQKQKDLESEAEELRKSNLRLQIENSDLARRLDSTQILANAFLEDPAADAVKQESECLKQENVRLMKEIEQLQSDRCSDLEELVYMRWINACLRYELRNYQAPLGKTVAKDLSRSLSPMSEKKAKQLILEYANTDVPGNIVDFDIDQWPSSQASSITDFGECDDFSSVDNSSAARTNTNQTKLFGKLRHLIQGKGSSHHHSHVSSQEKCGYQVSNPPHLSTSTGTEGLRSEFATPIGTSRTSLDFSSLTSVKEGDRRNSDSIVVGSSNKFSACKKGSFSDSLGLEKNNLEKYAEALKDSSVSATHERCRRSASCS; encoded by the exons ATGATGATCAGAGAGGAAAAGGGTGTGAAGCCTGTTCTACTAAAATTTGGTTTGGCTTTGGCTCTTTCATTTGCTGGATTTATCTACTCACGCCTCAGAACCAGAAGAATCAAGCCCTCCAAGTCACGCAAGGGGTGTTCTTTCA GTCATGAGAATGAAGATAATTTAGGAGGAGGTATAGGGGCAGCATTAAGTACTTGCAATGCCATTTCAGAGGGAAATTTTCTATGTTCTTCTTTTGTGGCACAA GAAGAAGCATGCATCAACAGGGTGATAAGTGATGAATCTCGTATTGCTCTCTCTTCTGACAGTACACAAAAGGGAGATAAAGATGAGTTCCTCCTACCTGAATTTAATGATCTTGTTAAGGACATGGACTTTGGAGCCACCATTGTCAGAAATTCTTTTAAAGAAGATATGGAAGCACCATGGTTAAAAGTAGGATCTTCTATAGCATATGCTAGTCCCGAGAAGGACGACTATGAGCAAGAGATAAGTCAACTCAGGAGCATGATTAGAATGCTTCAAGACAGGGGGCGAAGTCTTGAGGTTCAACTGCTTGAGTACTGTCGTCTTAGAGAGCAAGAAACAGCAGTGATAGAGCTCCAAAATAGATTGAAAGCAAGTACCATGGAGGTAAAGATCTTCAATCTAAAGGTTAAGACCTTACAGTCTGAGAATTGGAGATTGAAGGAACAGGTTGCTGGTCATGCAAAAGTGCTGGCTGAGCTTGAGACTGCAAAAGCGCAAGTCAAATTGCTCAATAAGAAAATTAGGCACGAAGCTGAACATAATAGGGAGCCGATCATAACTCTTAAGCAGAAAGTTTCCAGGTTGCAAGACCAAGAATGTAAAGATGTTGCTTGTGATCCAGATATTCAAATAACGATGCAAAAGCAAAAGGATCTTGAGTCTGAAGCAGAAGAGTTGAGGAAATCTAATTTAAGATTGCAGATAGAAAATTCTGACTTAGCTCGAAGATTGGATTCTACCCAGATCCTTGCAAATGCATTTCTGGAAGACCCAGCG GCAGATGCAGTGAAGCAAGAAAGCGAGTGTCTTAAACAAGAAAATGTGCGCTTGATGAAAGAAATCGAGCAACTACAGTCTGATCGATGTTCAGATCTTGAAGAATTAGTATATATGCGGTGGATAAATGCTTGCCTACGATATGAACTAAGAAATTATCAAGCCCCACTAGGTAAAACAGTTGCAAAGGACTTAAGCAGAAGCTTAAGCCCTATGTCTGAGAAGAAAGCCAAGCAGCTTATACTTGAATATGCAAATACTGATGTACCAGGGAACATTGTGGACTTTGATATAGACCAATGGCCCTCCTCACAGGCTTCTTCTATCACTGACTTCGGAGAGTGTGATGATTTTTCTTCTGTTGATAATTCATCTGCTGCCAGAACTAACACAAACCAGACCAAACTTTTTGGCAAGCTCAGGCATCTGATACAAGGTAAAGGTAGTAGTCATCACCACAGTCATGTTTCATCACAAGAAAAATGTGGATATCAAGTTAGCAATCCTCCTCATTTGAGCACATCAACTGGAACTGAGGGTCTTAGGAGTGAGTTTGCAACTCCCATTGGCACCTCTAGAACCTCCCTTGATTTCTCTAGTTTGACGAGTGTGAAGGAAGGTGATAGGAGAAATTCAGATAGCATTGTTGTGGGAAGCTCAAATAAATTCAGTGCATGTAAAAAAGGTTCCTTCTCAGATTCCTTAGgcttggaaaaaaataatttggagAAATATGCAGAAGCTTTAAAAGATTCTAGTGTGAGTGCTACACATGAAAGATGTAGAAGATCAGCATCATGTAGTTAG
- the LOC114373386 gene encoding ATP-dependent 6-phosphofructokinase 3-like isoform X1, giving the protein MLDCVTSHDKITTAASGFVLEDVPHLSDYIPLLQTYPDPLQDNPSYSVVAQYYVNVDDTIAQQIVVHKNSPRGTHFRRAGPAQKVYFDSEEVHACIVTCGGLCPGLNTVIREIVCGLYHMYGVHKVLGIQGGYPGFYSRNTVPLTPKVVNDIHKRGGSILGTSYGGHDTSKIVDSIQDRGINQVYILGGYGTQYEAAMIFEEVRRRGLKVAVVGIPKTIDNDIPVIDKSIGFDTAVEEAQRAINSAHVEAESAENGIGVVKLMGRYSGFIAMYATLASRDVDCCLIPESPFYLEGPGGLLEFVEKRLKEQGHMVIVIAEGAGQELLSGNPSIVNKQDASADKLFPDVGLWLSQKIKDHFEKRQKMAINLKYIDPTYMIRAIPSNASDNVYCTLLAQSAVHGAMAGYTGFTVGPVNGRNCYIPFHLINEGEKRVVITDRMWARLLSSTHQPSFLNPKDITGEREERTVNQTTDGQNHSETAD; this is encoded by the exons ATGCTGGATTGTGTcacttcccatgacaaaatcACCACAGCAGCTTCTGGCTTCGTACTTGAGGATGTTCCTCATCTATCTGATTACATCCCTCTCCTCCAA ACATATCCTGACCCGTTACAAGACAATCCTTCCTATTCTGTTGTTGC GCAATACTACGTGAATGTGGATGATACAATTGCGCAACAG ATAGTTGTACACAAAAATAGTCCAAGAGGGACCCATTTTCGTCGTGCTGGGCCTGCTCAGAAG GTATATTTTGATTCAGAGGAAGTGCACGCTTGTATTGTCACGTGCGGTGGACTTTGTCCTGGTCTAAATACAGTGATAAGAGAAATAGTATGCGGCTTATATCATATGTATGGGGTGCACAAAGTTTTGGGAATACAG GGAGGATATCCAGGTTTTTATTCTCGAAATACAGTGCCTTTGACACCAAAGGTTGTGAACGACATACACAAACGTGGTGGAAGCATCCTTGGTACATCATATGGAGGACATGACACCTCAAAGATTGTTGATAGCATTCAGGACCGGGGCATTAATCAGGTTTATATACTTGGAGGATATGGAACTCAGTATGAAGCAGCTATGATTTTTGAG GAAGTTAGAAGGCGTGGCTTGAAAGTTGCAGTGGTCGGAATTCCAAAAACTATTGACAATGATATCCCA GTTATTGACAAGTCTATTGGTTTCGACACTGCTGTTGAAGAGGCACAACGAGCAATCAATTCTGCTCATGTGGAAGCAGAAAGCGCTGAGAATGGAATTGGTGTTGTAAAATTAATGGGGCGTTACAGTG GATTTATCGCCATGTATGCAACTCTTGCCAGCCGTGATGTGGATTGTTGCCTGATTCCCGAATCACCCTTTTACCTGGAGGGTCCAGGAGGCCTGTTGGAGTTCGTTGAGAAAAGACTCAAAGAACAAGGGCACATGGTTATAGTGATAGCTGAAGGTGCAGGTCAGGAGCTTCTTTCTGGCAACCCATCTATTGTTAATAAGCAGGATGCTTCCGCCGACAAGTTATTTCCAGATGTTGGCCTGTGGTTGTCCCAGAAAATTAAG GATCACTTTGAAAAACGTCAAAAAATGGCTATAAATCTGAAGTACATAG ATCCTACATACATGATCCGTGCTATCCCAAGTAATGCATCTGATAATGTATACTGCACCCTCCTTGCCCAAAGTGCTGTCCATGGTGCAATGGCAGGATACACAGGCTTCACCGTAGGCCCAGTTAATGGCAGAAACTGTTACATTCCATTTCAT CTTATAAACGAGGGAGAGAAGAGGGTTGTGATAACTGATCGGATGTGGGCAAGGTTATTATCTTCAACCCATCAGCCTAGCTTCTTGAATCCAAAAGATATCACAGGTGAAAGAGAGGAAAGAACGGTAAACCAAACCACAGATGGGCAGAACCATTCAGAAACAGCAGACTAA
- the LOC114373634 gene encoding mitochondrial-processing peptidase subunit alpha-like codes for MYRAVSSRLTLPKGNGRTLGTSRGLFRWLTGESSNPLPPLDTPLRGVSLPPSLPDFVEPSNTKITTLPNGLKIASETSPNPAASIGLYLDCGSLYETPLSSGASLLLEKMSFKSTANRSHFRVVREVEAIGGNVGASASREQMGYTFNALKTYVPQMIELLIDCVRNPAFLDWEVNEELRKVKAELGELSNNPQGLLLEAVHSAGYSGALANPLLASETALNRLNSSLLEEFVAENYTASRMVLAASGVEHEELLSVSEPLLSDLPSVPRPEEPKSNYVGGDFRRQGESGVAHVAIAFEVPGGWKKEKEAIALTILQMLMGGGGSFSAGGPGKGMHSRLFLRVLNEHQQIHSFSAFNSLFNNTGLFGIYASTGSDFVAKAVDLAARESIAIASPGQGLICLAFCLLL; via the exons ATGTACAGAGCAGTATCTTCACGTCTCACCCTTCCCAAG GGCAATGGGAGAACCTTGGGAACCTCAAGAGGTTTATTCAGGTGGCTTACTGGGGAATCTTCCAATCCTCTTCCTCCTCTTGATACCCCACTTAGAGGGGTTTCCCTGCCACCTTCACTGCCAGATTTTGTTGAACCAAGCAACACCAAGATCACAACTCTCCCCAATGGTCTAAAAATAGCATCAGAAACCTCACCA AACCCTGCTGCCTCAATTGGGTTATATCTTGACTGTGGTTCACTCTATGAGACGCCATTGTCAAGCGGGGCGTCTCTCCTGCTAGAGAAAATGTCCTTCAAGAGCACGGCAAACCGAAGTCACTTTCGTGTTGTGAGGGAAGTAGAAGCAATTGGTGGCAATGTAGGAGCCTCAGCCTCTCGCGAGCAGATGGGCTACACTTTTAATGCTTTAAAAACTTATGTTCCACAAATGATTGAGTTGTTGATTGACTGTGTAAGGAACCCGGCCTTCTTGGATTGGGAGGTCAATGAAGA GCTTCGAAAGGTGAAAGCAGAGCTTGGAGAACTATCAAACAATCCCCAGGGCTTACTTTTGGAGGCAGTTCACTCTGCTGGTTATTCTGGGGCATTGGCAAATCCACTTTTGGCTTCTGAAACAGCACTGAACAGATTAAATAGCTCCCTTTTAGAGGAATTTGTTGCT GAGAACTATACTGCATCTAGGATGGTACTTGCAGCATCTGGGGTTGAGCATGAAGAACTTTTATCTGTTTCTGAACCACTTCTCTCTGATCTACCAAGTGTTCCCCGTCCTGAAGAACCAAAATCTAACTATGTTGGTGGAGATTTCCGTCGTCAAGGTGAATCAGGG GTTGCACATGTAGCTATTGCTTTTGAAGTGCCTGGTGGctggaaaaaagagaaagaagctATTGCTTTGACCATTCTACAG ATGCTTATGGGAGGAGGTGGGTCGTTCTCTGCTGGAGGGCCTGGAAAAGGGATGCATTCAAGGCTGT TTCTTCGTGTCTTGAATGAACATCAACAGATTCATTCTTTTTCTGCATTCAACAGTCTTTTCAACAATACAGGGCTATTTGGCATATATGCAAGCACA GGCTCTGATTTTGTGGCAAAAGCTGTGGATTTAGCAGCCAGAGAATCAATAGCAATTGCATCACCGGGACAAGGTTTAATCTGCCTTGCTTTTTGTCTCTTGCTGTGA
- the LOC114375840 gene encoding GDSL esterase/lipase APG-like, whose product MNINSTEALLVLFAFVFLAWGNAQNTLVPAIITFGDSAVDVGNNDYLPTLFKANYPPYGRDFINHQPTGRFCNGKLATDITAETLGFKSYAPAYLSPQASGKNLLIGANFASAASGYDEKAAILNHAIPLSQQLKYYKEYRGKLAKVVGSKKAALIIKNALYILSAGSSDFVQNYYVNPLINKAFTPDQYSAYLVGSFSSFVKDLYKLGARKVGVTSLPPLGCLPAARTLFSFHEKGCVSRINNDTQGFNKKIKSAAANLQKQLPGLKIVVFDIFKPLYDLVQSPSKFGFAEARKGCCGTGIVETTSLLCNPKSLGTCSNATQYVFWDSVHPSQAANQVLADALIVQGIALIT is encoded by the exons ATGAATATCAATAGCACAGAAGCACTTCTTGTGCTTTTTGCATTTGTCTTCTTGGCATGGGGCAATGCACAAAATACCCTTGTGCCAGCAATCATAACATTTGGTGACTCGGCTGTGGATGTTGGGAACAATGATTATCTGCCTACCCTTTTCAAGGCTAACTACCCTCCTTATGGAAGGGACTTTATCAACCATCAACCCACTGGGAGGTTCTGCAATGGGAAACTAGCTACTGATATTACTG CTGAAACACTGGGTTTTAAGAGTTATGCACCTGCGTATCTTAGCCCTCAGGCATCAGGGAAGAATCTTCTTATTGGAGCAAACTTTGCTTCAGCTGCCTCTGGTTATGATGAAAAGGCTGCTATTCTGAAT CATGCGATTCcattgtcccaacagttaaaatATTACAAGGAATACCGAGGCAAGCTGGCCAAGGTAGTTGGCAGTAAAAAAGCAGCATTGATTATTAAGAATGCACTCTACATATTGAGTGCTGGCAGCAGTGACTTTGTGCAAAACTATTACGTCAATCCTTTGATCAACAAAGCCTTCACTCCTGATCAGTACTCTGCATACCTTGTTGGTTCATTTTCAAGCTTTGTTAAG GACTTGTATAAATTGGGAGCCAGGAAAGTTGGAGTGACTTCACTCCCACCTCTGGGTTGCCTACCTGCTGCAAGAACTTTATTTAGTTTCCATGAGAAAGGTTGTGTCTCGAGGATCAACAATGACACCCAAGGATTTAACAAGAAAATCAAGTCAGCTGCAGCAAATCTCCAAAAGCAACTTCCTGGTCTTAAGATTGTAGTCTTTGATATTTTCAAACCTCTCTATGACCTTGTTCAGTCCCCTTCAAAATTTG GTTTTGCGGAGGCAAGGAAAGGTTGCTGTGGTACTGGGATAGTGGAGACAACATCTTTATTGTGCAATCCAAAATCACTAGGAACTTGCTCTAATGCAACCCAATATGTGTTTTGGGACAGTGTCCATCCTTCACAAGCTGCTAACCAAGTTTTAGCCGATGCTTTGATTGTACAAGGCATAGCCCTTATCACTTAA